TGCTTAATTGATTCTCTTTTAGGTGATCAAGCAACATGATAACTTTAGAAAGTTTAGATatactataatatatataataatataaattaaaatgaaattgcAGTTGCAAGTGGTTGTGCATTTTCTTAGCCGAATATAATTGATAGAAGGCGTAAcgattttacataaaagttgatCAAGCACTCAGACACTGATTTTGTGATATTATCATGTttatccttaattttttttcataatcctGTTGCCTCCTCCTGCTTCTCTCCCAGCAATCCATCACTTCatcctcaacaacaacaaagcattttctcACTAAGTGAGGTCGGCTGTATAAATTCTAAAACATCGTTGCAGTCGGTTCTGTGTCacttccaaaaaataaaagatctaaaaagaaaaaaagaaagctaGGGACGACGTGAGTGTTGGGACGGTGTCGAGTTTGAAGCCAAAGACAGGGTGAGTGGTGGGACAACGTGAGTGTTGGAACAGCGTGAGTGTTGGAGAGCATGTCCGGTTCGGTAAATATCCGCACCGAAGGAAGCAAGAGCTAGCGACCAGTTCAAGGTCGATAAAATTCTCGGTTCATATTCTTTTCagttggtttaatttatgcttCTCTCAAATCCCcaaattttgattgaatttaTGCCTCTTTCAATTTTGATTGAATTTATGCCTCTCTCAATTTTTGATTGAATTTGGCGTCCATTGATTTCTCGAGTGGGAGACGAGGGAGGAAGAGATCGAGTTGGGATCCTGGAAGACGAAGAAATATGTTTGATGTGCAGAAAGTGCGACGGAGAGGGATGGTACGATTGACATATTGGAAATTTATTAGTGACTCTTGTTCACCAgtgttttgattaaaaaaaaaaatgctggTTTTTGAAAGTAGATGAGAGAtatttccattttctactttgaaTGACCGTGATTTTGAAAAAAACTTGGGTTTGCTGGGGTTACCAAACACAAATTGGAGTCCAGTTTTTTTTCACTCCCTCCTATAAATAAAAGGTTAAGCAATCAAAAACCAATATTCAGAGACAAAACCGTACATCTAGTTAAAaatatttggagcatttttgctcatcacCATAACTATAATGTATGCTCAATATAACTATCTTGTATGCTCACCAACCTCATCACCTGCCACATGTCCCTTCACATAACACTAGTTAATATTGTAGACACGCAAATTTCAGTGAAAATAAATAGTCACCAAAACATTAAATTTCGGCATGCGAGGGGTTATGTGGCATgcaatgacacgtgtcaacacttggtGAAAATGCCAAATTGGAAAGattgatttgtttaattttatttaatttttatttgattaaatcaaatattaattacAGGAGTAAAATCACAAATTACGAACCAAGACACAAATCAAGTCTTGGTTCTTTTGTAGGCAAAGCTTGGAGAGTATAAATAGGAGGCTCCAAAACAACGAAAGGGGTCCAGAAATCATTTCATGCCCAGACGctaaagctttgaaactctaaagctctaaAGCATCCAAATTCTCAAATACTCAGAAAAATTCAAAACGTCATCTACATTCTTTGccaaaacatttgaaaaatcatcaaacaccacCACACGTGCCGGTTTTTCCCTTACCACAAGGTAAATCCTTGAGGCAATCGTTCATCCAATATCAAGTCatcacgacccttggatcaacaaccatACACACTTTACATGTTTGGATATAGAATCAGAGGATTCAAATTGTAAAATGATTGTAACCGTAAACTCATTAATACATATAttctttgtacacgtgttcttgtttcatttgtcacataatttttgtgtttacaatatttttcaaaattgaaaaaagacATATAATATTAAAGTTAGCTAGATTTAGATGAAATGACACATGACTaatgataaaatatataatgagCACACATCTTAATTTATGATGGTGAGAAAAATGCTCCCAAAATATTTGGTACTTGGGGATTTAATTAGGATAGAATATTCTTGTTAGGGAAAATTATACTAAAAGGAAATGATTACATTATCCCTAAGTTTGAGTTTACACGTTTGAATATTTGACCCCACGACATGCAAATTGCAGACATTTTGTTCTCGTGTAAAAGCAAAAGAGCATTTTAAAGGTGACGTCTACTTTTCAAACACAACCTTTACTTTCAAAACAAAACCTTAATTAAGATAACAACTAATTAAGACAAACACCAACTTTTTGACCAAATGCAAAATCCAGCTAATTATCCGTCATAATTTCACGTAGAAATTTACATAATACTCACATACCCATTCAGTTCAGCCATTGACTTAATTAAAGCAATTGTCCATGTATTCGGGTTTCccattcttctttttatttaaagCATCAATGACATTAACAGTAGGGTGGTCTAGTGGTTAGTATGAATTTCAAGCTTGTATTCCACACGGTAAATCCTATATTCGATTTCTGACACTTGTGAATCGTACGATGGTGGCTAGAGAGAGACTAAAATGCATTTGTAAGTCTTTCTGGCCCCCTGGAATGATGGACCGTTATGGCCAAGCCACCAGTTGGCCCCCTATCCAAGAAAAGTTATACCGAGAACTGATTTTGATGTGTATAGTTTAATAATCCGCAAAGGATCTTCTTTGTAATTTGGTTtaagtttcaaaaataaaattattaagcATTTTAAACAAATTATTTACCTTCTTGTAGTTTTAAGATTAATATTCATCCATTGTCCTCTCAGTACACAAAGAAGAGAGGAATGAATTCAAGCTGCCAAGCAAGACTATTCAAACTCCTGATTTCTGCAGTAATGATTTCGTTTACTGATTGCAGCACATGACTATGGACATAACAAGTCATCTTCCACATTCAGGACTCTGTGAAAAGGGACCAAAACCGTATTAGTTGAAACTGAAGGGGGAAACTTTTGAATTTCAACAAAGTTGCTAACCCTAGTTGGGGTAATAGTTACTTTCCCATGTGCCTCAACAAAACCCAAATCTTAAGCATCGATCCCCATCCATGAAAGAGTCTTCGACTCTTAGCCAGCCTTGGGAGGGAGAGAAATACTTTCTCACAAACGGTTTTAAACAATTATATTTCTCATTCCAGTGACGTTATCAGAGTTTTATGTGATAAAGCTTTAATGTCACAAGTCAcatgataaaaaaaacaaatatatattggatgaattgtgTCTTTATCGACACATACAAGTTAAGTCAATTGACCACAACAATACATCTTCCATTTTACACCAGGATACCTTATAATATATTAACTTTATTTAGACTATCACTTATTAAcatcatttctttttcttatctTCTCCTCTGCATTTTAATTTCAATCTCTATACTAGGCCTTTGTAATCATGACTCCTTTTGCCATCATTGCCATGGaaagccctctctctctctctctctctctctctcaagtacAGATACACAAAAATAGCTATGTGGCTCATCTTTTCCTCCTAGGTTCTGCCCCAGACTTCTCTTCTATTTAAAGTCCAAGAACTCTATTTTTcacaaaccacatttttattaGCCTTCTCTTCTCCAAgtttaaactctctctctctctctctctctctctctctctctctctctctctttctctctctctctctctcacagagGCAGCAACTGAATTGTAAAGGAAACAATGTGTTTGAACTCAGAATTGTCTCCGTCTAGTCCTCTATACTCTTCTTTTCGCCTTCGAAGGCCATCAAAGCAACACAGCTTTCGAGTTCGCCGCCTAATTAACAGGTTTGTTCTTTCACAACccatctctctctatctctctctattATTCTTTGTTCTTATCATCAAAGAGATTAACAGAAGGtgtttaaattttgtttgttatgTTAACACAGGAACTGGAAGAGAAAACCAGCTGGACCAGCAGCAAAAGAGGCAGAGACCGGAGGGGCAAAGGTAGAGATGGAAATGAAGAACTTGAAGCTGTATATGGAGAACCAGAGCATTATAGAAGAGAATATTAAGCTGAGGAGAAAAGCACTTCTTCTTGTCCAAGAAAACCAAGCCTTGTTTTCACAGCTCCAACAAAAGCAGCTTTTTCTCAACAAAACAACAGCAGCAGTATAATATGCATGCAGATGCACTAGGAGTCCCATGAAGGTCAGACACGATCATCAGTACTAGACTAATTATCTAAACACGTATTTAATGCTTAATTAATTTGCAATTTTCATGAGAAAAACTTAAACAAGAAGGAAATTGAGTAATAGGGGGCCTCTTTTATCCTTAATTTGTTCTTTCATCTCCTTGCTGAGGGATTAATTCCCCCACCTCACTTAATATGGGGTTAATTTTGGTTTACGttgcaaaaataataaaatatggtATGGTATGGTATGGTATGGTATGGTATGGATGATTTACCATTTATGTGCCTCCAAAAAGATCCAAATTAAGAATAGTGGTATATACAAATCCTCGCTAGTATCCTTGTGTAACTGcaatgttttatttatttcctactcttttttttgtttttgttttgatgtGTCTTGGGGCCCGGGGCAAACGAAAGATTCTTGACTGTTACAAGGTTGTATACAACTGTGTCTACTATTTAATGAAAGGGTTAATATAAAGTGAGATCATTGCTATTTGGTATtacagtttaataatatttcttttcatttgtaagtgagaggtcttatgttcgattctcgctaaagacgaatttaaatcacattattgttaaccaATTGTAAGGCTTAGTCCACCGCTTCCCTTTACTGtgaataatatcgtttttttttaaattaaaataatatatatatatatatatatatatatataactatataACTTGGAGATTGATGCATGtctttttgataaaaaaaatcacaaccCTATGTCTGCATAAATATCTTCTGATACTTGAGTTTGATTTATCAGCAACCAAAAAATACATGGGTTGAAAAAATAATTATCAGAGAGTGGTCAAAGatccacttccaacaacaccgatattatcTCCAATTTGGTAGTAACTACTTGCACAATCCGTCAAGTGTGAAGTTTTAccacaaatttttttaatgttagtTAAAATgaggtaattctatttaaattgcTTTTCTCTTTCTCCTCTAGATGTGGGGTTCAACAACAGCAAAGCCTGCTTGATCGTCCACCACCATATGTCCGTGATGGAGTTAATTACATATGGATTATGGAGAAAATTAAGGATCATGGGCCTAGGAGTCCAAGATTCAATGTCTATACAAAGGCCATTTAACTCGCTAGCACAGGAGGGAAGGGATCACAATCGCTTTAAATTCTACAGCAATCACTAAgagtgcgtttggtacgtggaaTGGGACGGAATAGAGTGGGACGGACGTGTTCCGTCCTACGTTTGGCGCGCTAAAATTATGTGGAACGGCTGTCCCGCGGGACGAAAATgggctaaatttttttttcgcgCTCCCCCTGGAACGGGTATTTCCAtcccgtggaacacaaaaatcataaaatttaagacaaaaataccccttaactttttcaatatttacaccaTCTATATCATCCAACAAACCCTACAACTAtcatttctcttctctctgcCGCTGTGAACGTTCATCCTTGCGCATCTCCCCTTCGCGAACTTTCAGCTCTTCATCCCTGCCCATCTCCCCTGCTGCTTGTAAATCCTCCAATCTttatctttaattaattttgatgcTGCTTGTAAATCCTCCAATCCCTAGAACGGGTTTGGTGTTTGTTGTTGCTTGTAAATCTCCCTTCGCGACCTCGTTTTTCTTCCTCAGAAGCTCCTCCACGGTTTCCCGAGTCGGGTTCTCCGGCGGTTCTAGGGTTGAGTCCGCGGAGTGAGCTTCGTCTGTGAAATCTGCGGCAGCTGCTTCAGATGAAATTGAAGCGTACGGCCGCGAAGGAACATTGTACGGAGCAAGCCTGAGGGctaatttcaaattcaaatcacAAAATTGAGTTAGAAATGTGTGTATGAgtgtcgagagagagagagagtaccttgGTTGGAAGGAAGCGGAGAGAAGATGAGGGAGGGGCAGTGGAGGAGAGAGACGGTGGGTTGATTGGTTCGGAGGGTGGAGGTGATTGAGGAGAGAGATGTATGGACTAGGGTAAGTTAgtcattttaatattttgatttcGTTCCCTCCTGCGCTTACCAAACGCAGAACGGAACAACTTTCCTGTTCTATCCTGCGCATACCAAACATAACATGGAACCACCATTCCAttctgtcccgtcccgtccgCGTACCAAACAGTACCTAAGTGTCGGAGCGTCTTTTGCAAGTACGCACCGGACATGCTCTTATTGGTGGCAAGTGAAGATGGTTTACAAAATTACTTGTTGGAGAACTGAAGAACTCAACCATTGTCTTTTGCTCATGAGACTTTTCCAAGTCCagccaaaaagaaagaaaactaaaggcAAATTGAATGCCATAGttacattttaattatttatgccAAACGTTGGTGCAAGTACTTTCAGTTATCTCAAAGCTTTATTAACTGATCCCTTACTAGCTTGCACattaagaaattaaaagaaaattaagcaTCATTAAATTGGTTAACAAACTGAGCTTCCCTTTCCCGCCATTTGGACTCGTATGGGCGCGAAAAACTCTTACATCTCTCTCACTTGTGGAGAGGGCCCGACCTCACGCTGGTCTCCCCCGGTGAAAAAACTGCCCTACTCATGCAGCCTACAAAAGTTTCTTTTAAGGAATTATTTGAAACCCTTTCGTTTCCTTGTTATTTCAAATCTTGGCATACATGAACGGTACATGATCCGAAAGAACAATTTAACCTTATAATTTGAACCGAATCCCTAGATTTGAAATCATTCCGCCCAAATTTGCATCTACAAGTACTAAAGGATGTAGTGTCACACTTACATATCAACTAAAGTTAAAGCAACAATCATGTGAATGTCACGGCTCAACGATAGGGTTTAATGGCATGTGAATGACAAGGAAACAACAGCTACAACTATTTCAGTCACAAGGCTCCTGCCAAAGTAGATGTGAGAAATGCAGGCGGTGGATTGTCCTGGTCGTTAGGGCTTCTCAACCAACTGCGTTTTGGGTTCAAATCATCCTTCTTCACTTAGTGTAGATTACTGTAAAATATCGcttgtaacaaaaaaaaattatagagaAAAAAAGGAGTAGAAGTGATAAACAAAGAACCAATTCTTATTGCGACATAGAACTACTTCACATAATAACATTCCCAAAAGCATTCATGTCTGTAATTTAAAGCTAagcaaaaaccaaagaaaacatcACTTATAAACTCTGAAGGAAAAAGACTCAGCATcccaaggaaaaaaaatgtcCTAGACAAGAAAACTACCTCAATATCGACTGACTAAGATGAACTCATCATCATCAAGAACTCGGACATCCTTTTCTCCGACAAAATTCTCCCGCCCAATTTGCTTAATCAAGTTCACAAACTCTACCCTCTTTGCAAGAGGAAGAGGTACATATGGCAGCCTGAAGACCGGCCTCACAACACCAAGTTGGGCAAGTGCTGTGTTTAAGCCGATGGGATTTGGCTCTTGGAAAAGCCACTTAACCAGAGGCATAATTTTTGCATTCAGAGACGGATTCTTCCCCCCAAACATGAGCTGACGCATTAAACCTGGAACCAAGTTACTAGTAACAGATATGACTCCGGTAGCTCCATGGCTCCACCTAGAATCATGGCACTCATCATCATTCCCACTCCATACCACAATTTTCTTCCCAGTGTACTCTTGAACCCGATCAGTTCCAACACACTCCTTGATACCTGCGAAGTTAGGACTTTGTGCCAACGTGTGAACCACGCTTGGAGGGATATCTTGGCCGGTTCGTGATGGCACATTGTAAACAATTGTGGGTCCCATAGATAAAACACTATCGAGGTGCGCAACCAATCCCTCCAAGGAGGTTTTCCCATAATAAGGATTGATGTGAAGGGCAGCATGCATTCCAACAGCAAAACCCTGTTCGGTGGCATGAATTGCTTCTCTAGTAGAATTACTTCCTGTGTTTCCTATTACCTTAATTGATCCACCATAGCAGTTGATCGTGTGGCCAATGAGCATTATATGCTCATCCCAGCTCATCAATTGGCCTTCACCAGTCGTGCCACCAACAATCACACCTTCAGCTCCATTTTCAATCTGCATATTGACCAAAGCATCGTATGCTTCAAGATCAAATCTGCCATCTGGTAGATATGGGGTTTTGATGGCAGTTATCAACCTAATGGACTTTATGTCATCCACCGATGTCCTGAAAAATAATGTAGTTGTTCTAAGCACACGATTCCTTATCAACCACAGTACTGAAACAACAGAAAAACACGATAACTACATGAATTTAACAGTGGACCAGGCACCTTTTTCAATAGGTATGGTAAATAGAGTATGAGACTGAGGCTAGCAGGACTTGCTCAAAGCCAGAACCATTTAATCATATGTATTTACAGGGGGCATACAAATATGAATAAAGTTACAAGTTCGTGCTAAAAATAGCACCTCTTCTGAGCTCTAAAAACACACAACACTACGAAAGAACTATAACATACGATTTTACTCCAAAACCCGGAAAAGAAGAGCAATAATCAATTCTCATGAACTTTTCATGCATTTGGTTCTTCTAACAAATCTGACAGACTAATCTATTAAACTCTTCATGCATTTTGCTCTTCTAATCAAATCTAATAGACTAATTCTATTGACCCAGATTCTTAGAACCATCAAAGATTCTTGGAACCCAATCTCCAATTTCAAATCCTTCAACCCAGATTAACATGCATGGAAAATTACCTGTTTTTAACTTCAAAACTACGCATTGGCAGATGAAAATTGGGAATTACAGCTGCCCGTGGACACCTCCATTCTGTATTCCGCCTATTTATCACCAATATataaaaaacaagaaattaataattaattatcaatcaATTTGTACACTCTGTTTTTCTTCATCCAACATATTTAATTGATTCTGATCTAATTTAATAAAGCAGAATACAAAACTATATGGagaacaaaattgaaaaaaataatcatcaaattgaacaactaattaattaaatattaagaaAATAAACCTCTTGTAGTTATCGCTAAGATGGTGACGCGGAAGCTGGAGAGCAGACTCTCGCAAACACACGCTGCAGCTCTTCAACGTAGCCATTAACACGGACCCGACGGAGAGATAGCTCGAATTCGAAAGCTAGAAATTCTGTGAGAAGAAGAGGACGCAATGTCAGAGTTGAAATTTCAGTAAATGGTGGTGGCGTTAATGGCAATGGAAATGGTCGTGATAATCGTCgtggtggtggaggtggaaggAGTTTGGGGGAGGGAGGAGCGGAGGTTGGAAAGGCGGGGCATGTATTCGGGCACGGTCGATAAGCGGACAATGGAGGCTGCGCGACTGTGTATATCTCTGTGTCTGTGGGTTGtttattagggttttgtagGGTGGCGGTGAGTGGACTGGGAGACCGACACGtgtatttatttctttattgcttattttatattctttttttggccttttcttttctttctttttttgtcaaattttattttctttatgaaaatacattatatttattttaggtTGCTAAATTTGGTACATTTTGCTGCTTAGCACTACAGTTTTGTAGTTTTTCACTTCATTTGTAAGAGAAATATCGTAGGTTCAATTATCACCAGCCAAAGCCgaattttaatcacattattatggctAACTTATTATGAAGTTTGGCTCACCACAATtattttaatgtaaataatattgtttgttaaacaaatttgatactttttttttcttttgaaaaaataaatttggtCCATTGTGATGTCTCTCCACACCACAGTTAATTATATATGTTGAAAAGTGTGTGCGAGTCATACAGATAAGGAGTGTAATGTTATTATGCTATCAACCATTGCATCATGGActtgttaaataaaaaattagtacCAACAATTGGAATATTGgtggttttttcttctttcttctttatctcATAATGCAAGAGGGGAGTCACATCAACATTTTCTTTTATCAATAGTCGACATGGTGCAAGTTGGGACGGTATTTTCAATTCTgatattaaaattttcaaattccaaACTGTAATTTTAAAATTCgaatattttctaaaaattataGTGCATTTAgagatttcaaaatttttcaaattttcgatcCGAAATTTTTAAAAGTGTTCCAAACttatttcaaccaaaaaaaaaaaacttcctagATATTCTAACTTTTTATAGATAATTACTCAAATCATTAATTATGTAATCAACTTTTGTATTTTAAGGTTAGTTTTGGAtaaattttgtttattatttttatattaaacatattgtttggacccaaaatatTGGGCTTGGGCCGAGCGAGACTTTGAGCTCAACTCAAAATGAATATAATATAAGAGTCAAGTTGGGATGGTGTTCCCAATTCATATAGCAAACTTTTCAAATCACAAACTATATTATTTCAAAtccaaatatttaaaaaaaaaaatggaatgcaTTTAGAGATTTCGAAATTTCTGACCTAAATTTTCCGAAGTGTTACAATATAAAAAACTTCCAAtgtattttaactttttatagttAATTGCTCAAGTTATAAATTTTGTCATTAACTTTTGTATTTTAAGGttagttttggaaatagtttgttcattatttttatattaaacacAAGAGTCCCTTAAATTTGGAGATAAAATGCACAAAAACATTGATGTTtttggttggtgagaaaatGCAAGGAAAATGAAACTAAATAGAGAAGGATGGTTTGAGGTTTTACTTGGCTTTTCATAGGACTCCTCACCAACAGCTCCATTTGGGAAAAGAAAGGTAGCTTggaatttgttttagttgttgcAGAGAATAAAATTAATGGAGTATTTAGAGTTAGCATGATTAATCTGATGTTGGGCTGTTGTTCACACACTTATCCTAAGTAAGAACAATAAATTGCATATATGAAAGAGAATATTAAAAGATTATAAATATATGATTTTTTGAATTATGTTCCAAAATTTCAGAGAATATGTCGAAaactttaaatttaaaaattgtgaTCTgatttgccacttagtactacatcTAGTAATATCCCTCTTCACTTTTAACTTATAactaagaggtcttagattcaattctcaccatatgcaaattttgaatcacattattgttagcccattgtgaggcttagcctacTCTCCtacctcttagtgtagataatatcatttgtttagaaagaaaaaaattgtgatccgattttgaaattttataaCGAAAATTGGAAGCGTTGTTTCCGATCCAATCGTTCTAAAAAACACCTCTAGTTTGATAATTCTATTGATGAACATTCCAACCAACCTAGACCATCTCCTTGAGGCAATGTTTCCCATTAGTCTAGTTTGACATCAGTGATATCGATTTTAaagtttactttttttttttttttttttaccatttcgAAGTCTATTTACTTTTCAGTTATGTAGATTGGCTCATCAACCACAAATTTCttttgtaagcaattgtaaTCACAATTTTATCATGAAATGGTTACATTCAGTTTTCTACGGTTATTATTATCATATTTTCATTTACAACTTGGCAAACACTCATTTCGCATTGGATTTAAGTCCTCGCTTACTCAAGTCATGAGAAAAATACTCAATTGAACTAACAACCCATTCGAAGTACATTAGTCACTTTGGTTAAGAAATCATATCTACGTCCAAACCTAACATAAATCTAAACGGGTTCATTAGATATTGGTcctgaaaaatcatgatttctaAACATAAACCCACATATAATTAAACATCCAACAAAAACTCAATAGTCAAATAAACTGCCACATGAGAATATAAGTAATCTACTAATACAAATTATttacaatttttgccacaacccACACTTGAAAATTAGCTTCAATCAAGGGCCTTAAAATCTGATTAATCATCCTAAcgttttttctatttatttatttttaatttctacaaCAATCTAGTGCATTACTTTATATCATGACTACATTATTATTCGGTGTAAATTATTCTCCTTACATATAATAGTTAAACGTCCCTACTTTACCTATATAAAGAATATTGCCCTATTGTCTGTAATTTACCTacaatatataaacaaaatattCTCATATTTCTTTTGGCAATTTACCTATGACATATGCAAATATTCTCATGTTTTGTTGGCATTTTTCCTAAATTATGcaagtaggtaaattaatataatagtAGGTAAATTTCAATAATAGTAGGTAAATTATGCAAGTAGGTAAATTATGTACGTTTTTACCTACATGTTTTTATGTGAATCAGATATCTAGACTGTATAagtaaataatttacctatagttGGTTatgttccttttctttgtcaaattaatttacctacaatttTTATCTCCtttgatttatatatttttactttgacaacaaatttttttttatatatattttaaagtacaataatttacctatatataATATGGACACGTTGTAATGGTAAATTGGAATTCAAGAGCCAAACTAGCCAACAAATCCTTACATTTATatgcaaaatattatttttgtaaaatcattaattcccCCTTACAATTTACATAGAATTAATTGTGTACATTAAACATTCAATAAGGGTGTTTTAGGCAtccaaaaaattttaaatgggtaaagtcaaacataattaataaatttgcTTATGTGGAGTCTAGTCGATGAGTTTTATTCGAGCAAAAAATTTATGTTGCGTTTTATGTGAAGAAAATTGAATTCCAGGGACTAAAGTTGACACACCTCGAACTAGATCAAGGCATatactggccgtcacgtgagggtgacgtagccatgtgcatagtgcggaagcaatagagatataaggaattacgaataaacaaaaactaaatCAACTAGAGTACCAGCTAAGTTAGAGTGctagtgcgagattaagtgtgaaatacacaaccaaagcataaatagcctaagtgtagtcaagcaggacaagtactaattatacaacacctaaCAGGATCATACATTAATGATGTTTTATTAGAACCCCCATCGAaatcctcgtgatccaccaaGCACTTCTAcgtaaaacctggaggggcgcaaaacagaaagtgtgagtgggtaaaaacaaagcttttcaaatcatttcatttcccAAAAGTTCTAACcgctcgccgtaaaacctgtctaatttcccagaaaataatagtgATAATAAGCTGCATCAGAAAtcatattcaagatgaaaatccatagaagtataccatgcaaagtatctcaatgcaatgctaTAAGTAATGCAGGCAAAATATATCGATGTCAAATATTGCATCAGCCAAATCCCTCTAAATCAAACTGCACGACTGAATATATAGCTCAGAACCAATCTCAattatatcaaatcaaatcctgcacatgagtcagaaccacctaaagtggtctgtaagacaagactaggtgtaaagtaaatatgctttagtgctacgatcacgtgaaggctgtgcaaataatcgcgggtcatctacgagtcggaaccacctaaagtggtatgtacgacaagcctgtgcacctaacttggatctaaggtgagcatatggtgcgggaggt
This is a stretch of genomic DNA from Malus domestica chromosome 02, GDT2T_hap1. It encodes these proteins:
- the LOC103405881 gene encoding 4-hydroxy-tetrahydrodipicolinate synthase, chloroplastic, which encodes MATLKSCSVCLRESALQLPRHHLSDNYKRRNTEWRCPRAAVIPNFHLPMRSFEVKNRTSVDDIKSIRLITAIKTPYLPDGRFDLEAYDALVNMQIENGAEGVIVGGTTGEGQLMSWDEHIMLIGHTINCYGGSIKVIGNTGSNSTREAIHATEQGFAVGMHAALHINPYYGKTSLEGLVAHLDSVLSMGPTIVYNVPSRTGQDIPPSVVHTLAQSPNFAGIKECVGTDRVQEYTGKKIVVWSGNDDECHDSRWSHGATGVISVTSNLVPGLMRQLMFGGKNPSLNAKIMPLVKWLFQEPNPIGLNTALAQLGVVRPVFRLPYVPLPLAKRVEFVNLIKQIGRENFVGEKDVRVLDDDEFILVSRY